A region from the Leptolyngbya iicbica LK genome encodes:
- the rplS gene encoding 50S ribosomal protein L19, with amino-acid sequence MNAEQAIRSLEADFIKTDLPEIYVGDTIRVGVRIQEGGKERVQPYEGTVIAKRGGGINEAITVRRVFQGVGVERVFLVHAPRIADIKVLRRGKARRAKLYYLRDRVGKATRLKQRFDRSL; translated from the coding sequence ATGAATGCCGAGCAAGCAATTCGTTCGCTAGAAGCGGACTTTATCAAGACTGATCTTCCTGAAATCTACGTGGGCGATACTATTCGCGTCGGCGTTCGCATTCAGGAAGGGGGCAAAGAACGGGTACAGCCCTATGAAGGTACAGTCATCGCTAAGCGCGGTGGCGGCATCAATGAGGCCATCACCGTTCGTCGCGTTTTCCAAGGCGTTGGTGTAGAGCGGGTGTTTCTCGTTCATGCACCTCGCATTGCCGACATCAAGGTGTTGCGTCGCGGCAAGGCCCGTCGTGCCAAGCTGTATTACCTGCGCGATCGCGTCGGTAAGGCAACTCGACTCAAGCAGCGGTTTGACCGCAGCTTGTAA
- the secE gene encoding preprotein translocase subunit SecE, with amino-acid sequence MAKKEAEKKESTPEVSAKQSTSNANAVAFLKGTKDELAKVVWPSRQQLISESAAVILMVSLSATLIYLIDQLFGWASRQVF; translated from the coding sequence GTGGCTAAGAAAGAAGCTGAAAAAAAAGAAAGCACTCCTGAGGTATCGGCTAAGCAGTCGACCTCGAACGCTAATGCAGTGGCTTTCTTAAAGGGCACCAAAGACGAGTTAGCCAAAGTCGTCTGGCCTTCTCGCCAACAGCTCATTAGCGAATCGGCAGCAGTTATTTTGATGGTGAGCCTTTCGGCAACTTTGATCTATTTGATTGATCAGCTGTTTGGCTGGGCCTCAAGGCAGGTATTCTAA
- a CDS encoding esterase/lipase family protein, with the protein MSAPRLPVLLIHGIDDTAKIFQTLVNSLSDRGWPEVHAIDLVPSNGDIGLDELAAQIQAYVEANLPAPQQFDLVGFSMGGIVSRYYLQRLGGLERVRHFVTLSSPHNGTWTGYLRSNPGARQMRPKSEFLQDLNSTVDDLTQVEFTSVWTPFDLMIVPANSSELPVGTMMQLPVLAHPWMVSDPRAIATLADLLGHELDESTKQVTPNAELSA; encoded by the coding sequence ATGTCTGCCCCGCGATTGCCGGTTTTGCTAATTCACGGCATTGATGACACGGCCAAGATCTTTCAAACTTTAGTCAATAGTTTGAGCGATCGCGGCTGGCCAGAGGTTCACGCCATCGACCTGGTGCCCAGCAATGGCGACATCGGTCTGGATGAGTTGGCGGCACAGATTCAAGCCTATGTGGAGGCCAACTTGCCCGCGCCCCAGCAGTTTGACCTGGTCGGCTTTAGCATGGGGGGCATTGTTAGTCGCTACTATTTGCAAAGGCTCGGGGGCCTGGAGCGGGTACGCCATTTTGTGACCCTCTCCTCACCGCACAATGGCACCTGGACGGGATATTTGCGATCGAATCCGGGAGCGCGGCAAATGCGGCCCAAGAGTGAGTTTTTGCAAGACTTAAACAGCACCGTTGATGACCTCACCCAAGTGGAATTCACCTCTGTATGGACGCCGTTTGACTTGATGATTGTGCCCGCCAACAGTTCTGAGTTGCCGGTGGGCACGATGATGCAACTGCCCGTGTTGGCACACCCCTGGATGGTGAGTGACCCCCGAGCGATCGCCACCCTGGCCGACCTACTGGGCCACGAGTTAGACGAGTCCACCAAGCAAGTCACTCCCAACGCCGAACTCTCGGCCTAA
- a CDS encoding P-loop ATPase, Sll1717 family, which yields MLDALQPFGAPDCESDLEILGENLYSQFYFGAVQFNRDPLDPFVYLISGRRGAGKTALAKFFSFQQTLQGVTDIDVDEPAAFHEVISKVIEPSALNRDLQIPQLVKIWEYVIWSAIFYKLKHRDVRIQAICQFHEEGGLSCVVRSLLQAVINRYVDSNGCLYDDLEGIFRSAAFEEAKKAVLEISQDQPLFISVDTLEKYSIHDEKLMMSVAALVEFAAVFCRQYAPKGLYIKVFIMDEMFPYLTEEYISNTLKYVKNEVYLHWKPKDLMKIICWRLFRYLRLKNLTNSRTAFINWQDYREVKDKVWMQYFGDSLDEMEAIDEKTFPFILRHTHLRPRQLIVLCNAIAEEAMMLGEFPHISSRCITAGVEAAAEVLAQEVFNAYSAVYPNAARIADALAGISPIFEGKELDKRAHRTASQWSDEYSPYRFRQFVAELGIVGRVRQSDRSQTMVEADFEYFQTGRLIIADDDLCAIHPMFYRKLNVRMTEKVCVYPFPDHPHYRLELSA from the coding sequence ATGCTTGATGCGTTGCAGCCTTTTGGCGCGCCCGACTGCGAATCTGACCTGGAAATATTAGGCGAAAATCTCTACAGTCAATTTTATTTCGGTGCTGTTCAGTTCAATCGCGATCCCTTAGACCCATTTGTTTATTTAATTTCTGGCCGACGCGGCGCGGGCAAAACCGCCCTCGCTAAATTCTTCTCCTTTCAGCAAACATTGCAGGGCGTCACCGACATTGATGTGGATGAGCCCGCCGCTTTTCACGAAGTCATTTCCAAAGTCATTGAGCCCAGCGCGCTCAATCGCGATCTGCAGATTCCCCAGCTAGTCAAGATTTGGGAATACGTGATCTGGTCGGCCATTTTTTATAAGCTCAAGCATCGCGATGTCCGCATCCAGGCGATTTGTCAGTTTCATGAAGAGGGTGGGCTGTCGTGCGTAGTCAGGTCATTGTTACAAGCCGTGATTAATCGCTATGTCGATAGCAACGGTTGTTTGTATGACGATTTAGAGGGCATTTTTCGTAGTGCGGCCTTTGAGGAAGCCAAGAAAGCGGTGTTGGAAATCTCTCAAGATCAGCCGCTGTTCATCTCCGTCGATACGTTGGAGAAATATTCCATCCATGATGAAAAGCTGATGATGTCGGTCGCCGCGCTCGTCGAGTTTGCGGCTGTGTTTTGCCGACAGTATGCCCCCAAGGGGCTCTACATCAAAGTTTTTATTATGGACGAGATGTTTCCTTATCTCACAGAGGAATACATTTCAAATACGCTCAAATATGTCAAAAATGAGGTTTACCTGCACTGGAAACCGAAGGATTTGATGAAGATTATCTGCTGGCGACTGTTTCGCTATTTGCGGCTGAAAAATCTGACAAATAGCAGAACTGCCTTCATTAATTGGCAAGACTATCGCGAGGTCAAAGATAAGGTTTGGATGCAATACTTTGGCGACTCTTTAGACGAGATGGAGGCCATTGATGAGAAAACGTTTCCGTTTATTTTGCGGCATACGCATCTGCGACCTCGGCAGTTGATTGTGCTCTGTAATGCGATCGCTGAGGAAGCCATGATGTTGGGCGAATTTCCCCACATCTCGTCGCGGTGTATTACGGCGGGCGTCGAGGCGGCGGCTGAGGTGTTGGCCCAAGAGGTCTTCAATGCCTACAGTGCGGTGTATCCCAACGCGGCGCGAATTGCCGATGCGCTGGCGGGCATCTCCCCGATTTTTGAAGGCAAAGAACTCGATAAGCGGGCTCACCGCACGGCGTCGCAATGGTCGGATGAGTATTCGCCCTATCGGTTTCGGCAGTTTGTAGCGGAACTGGGGATTGTGGGGCGGGTGCGCCAGAGCGATCGCAGCCAAACCATGGTGGAAGCCGATTTTGAGTATTTCCAAACGGGGCGATTGATCATCGCGGATGATGATTTATGTGCCATCCATCCCATGTTTTATCGCAAGCTCAATGTCCGTATGACCGAGAAAGTTTGCGTGTATCCCTTTCCCGATCATCCCCACTATCGCTTGGAGCTCTCGGCTTAG
- the map gene encoding type I methionyl aminopeptidase, which translates to MNLLSQLLSRPSAQAQAKRRRVKGIELKNATEIATMRQAAKIVATVLHEIAQRVQPGMTTADLDAFAEARIRELGATPSFKGYHGFPSSICACLNNEVVHGIPRQRKVIRAGDVLKVDTGAYFEGFHGDSCITIPVGEVSAAAQRLIETAEAALYAGIEQVKAGNTLMDIAGAIEDVAQAADFSIVENYVGHGVGRNLHEPPSVFNFRTRQLPNVRLEAGMTLAIEPILNAGNKHTRTLSDRWTVVTLDRSLSAQFEHTVLVTETGYEVLTDRSGL; encoded by the coding sequence ATGAATTTGTTGTCCCAACTGCTTTCCCGACCGAGTGCTCAGGCCCAGGCTAAACGGCGACGAGTCAAGGGAATTGAGCTCAAAAACGCCACCGAGATTGCAACTATGCGACAGGCCGCCAAAATTGTGGCGACCGTACTGCATGAGATTGCCCAGCGGGTGCAGCCGGGAATGACCACAGCCGACCTCGACGCGTTTGCTGAAGCTCGCATTCGTGAACTGGGGGCAACCCCGAGCTTTAAGGGCTATCACGGCTTTCCAAGCAGTATTTGCGCTTGCTTGAACAATGAGGTGGTTCATGGCATTCCGCGTCAGCGCAAAGTAATTCGGGCGGGTGATGTGCTCAAAGTGGACACCGGCGCTTACTTTGAGGGATTTCATGGTGATTCGTGCATTACGATTCCTGTGGGAGAGGTATCGGCGGCAGCTCAACGTTTGATTGAGACGGCAGAAGCAGCTTTATACGCTGGCATCGAGCAGGTAAAGGCGGGCAACACGCTGATGGATATTGCCGGGGCGATCGAAGATGTGGCCCAGGCGGCGGACTTCAGCATTGTGGAAAACTACGTGGGCCATGGGGTAGGACGTAACTTGCACGAGCCGCCATCGGTGTTCAATTTTCGGACTCGTCAGTTGCCGAACGTGCGGCTAGAGGCGGGGATGACGCTAGCGATTGAGCCGATTTTGAATGCGGGCAATAAACACACCCGGACGCTGAGCGATCGCTGGACTGTGGTCACGCTGGATCGCTCACTCTCTGCTCAGTTTGAGCACACAGTATTAGTGACAGAAACGGGATACGAAGTTTTGACTGACCGCAGTGGTCTTTAG